A DNA window from Guyparkeria halophila contains the following coding sequences:
- the queD gene encoding 6-carboxytetrahydropterin synthase QueD has product MSTPSSLPSGGSYTLTTEVEFAAAHRLHGYDGNCARLHGHNWRVVIEVTGQRLDDVGMVVDFKVIRTRAREIAKQLDHAYLNEVPPFDTVNPTAEHLAAYFHQALATTFDTEAYRVSAVTVWENARSAVTFRP; this is encoded by the coding sequence ATGAGCACCCCGTCTTCCCTGCCGTCAGGGGGCAGTTACACCCTGACCACCGAGGTGGAATTCGCCGCGGCCCACCGGTTGCACGGCTACGACGGCAACTGTGCCCGACTGCACGGCCACAACTGGCGCGTGGTGATCGAGGTCACCGGCCAACGGCTCGACGACGTCGGCATGGTGGTCGACTTCAAGGTGATCCGGACCCGGGCCCGCGAGATCGCCAAGCAGCTCGACCATGCCTACCTCAACGAGGTGCCACCCTTCGACACGGTCAATCCCACCGCCGAACACCTGGCCGCCTACTTCCACCAGGCCCTGGCCACGACCTTCGACACCGAGGCCTACCGGGTCTCGGCCGTCACGGTCTGGGAAAATGCGCGCTCGGCGGTCACCTTCCGCCCCTGA
- the folE2 gene encoding GTP cyclohydrolase FolE2 translates to MNSHDMPDVQSSHDARDIAIDQVGIKAIRHPMTFLDHGKEQSTVAECQLTVGLPADKKGTHMSRFVALLNEGPLRLSVDSLADWTEAMIERLEAHSGEARFSFPYFIAKDAPVSGQGAMMDYDVTLIGRVEGGRPHIGLKLVIPVTSLCPCSKEISAYGAHNQRSHITVETEIGDPALSLRDLITAVEDQGSCPLWGLLKRPDEKYITEYAFDNPKFVEDMVRDVANALEGYPGLNGFSISVENFESIHNHSAWAVIHRPGQ, encoded by the coding sequence ATGAACAGCCACGACATGCCCGATGTCCAGTCCAGCCACGATGCGCGCGATATCGCGATCGACCAGGTGGGCATCAAGGCGATTCGTCATCCCATGACCTTCCTCGACCACGGCAAGGAACAGTCGACCGTCGCCGAGTGCCAACTGACCGTGGGGCTGCCGGCCGACAAGAAGGGCACCCACATGTCGCGCTTCGTGGCACTGCTCAACGAAGGGCCGCTGCGGCTCTCCGTGGACAGCCTGGCCGACTGGACCGAGGCGATGATCGAGCGACTGGAGGCACACTCGGGCGAGGCGCGCTTCTCGTTCCCCTACTTCATCGCCAAGGACGCCCCCGTCAGTGGCCAGGGGGCGATGATGGACTACGACGTCACCCTGATCGGACGGGTCGAGGGTGGACGACCGCACATCGGCCTCAAGCTGGTGATCCCGGTGACCAGCCTCTGCCCCTGCTCGAAGGAGATCTCGGCCTACGGGGCGCACAACCAGCGCTCTCACATCACCGTCGAGACGGAAATCGGCGACCCGGCGCTCTCGTTGCGCGATCTGATCACCGCGGTGGAAGACCAGGGTTCCTGCCCGCTGTGGGGGCTGCTCAAGCGACCGGACGAGAAGTACATCACCGAGTACGCCTTCGACAATCCCAAGTTCGTCGAGGACATGGTGCGCGATGTCGCCAATGCCCTGGAAGGCTACCCGGGACTCAACGGCTTCTCGATCAGCGTCGAGAATTTCGAGTCGATCCATAACCACTCGGCCTGGGCCGTGATCCATCGCCCCGGACAATGA
- the bamC gene encoding outer membrane protein assembly factor BamC — translation MRYPTPSRMLTFAALAATGLISGCSSIPFIGGDDDRDADRAAQLEVPPAFSAPAAGGSVALPEIASARAEQMSRNQDSGVLATGTDIRVAGEPGSRYLVVGTDPDSVWPKLQGFLRDEGYSIRRLEPGVGLIETDWTGVASNDGGGFNIMSFLKIAQDTLFKPDSIEKVRLRIERGEGDNETLVFVTGQKRELTGDEPLVPGDESTTFEYSNPVDSQAMTAETMSRLAAYLSGSDAEESRALVGQKFSARSKVITGEEPEDRYIEVSQSFPRAWNRVGLALDRLGFDPVSRDQDEGEIEVKHSYPQGLYEGIVMRGVTIDKGADMTLHLTLEVEPRRDGGTDVRIDRINVAGGTLPQDRAVILSKINAELE, via the coding sequence ATGCGATACCCCACCCCCTCCCGGATGTTGACCTTCGCCGCACTGGCGGCCACGGGCCTGATCAGCGGTTGCTCCAGCATTCCGTTCATCGGCGGCGACGATGACCGCGATGCCGACCGTGCCGCGCAACTGGAAGTGCCGCCGGCGTTTTCCGCCCCGGCCGCCGGTGGTTCGGTCGCCCTGCCGGAGATCGCCTCGGCCCGTGCCGAGCAGATGTCGCGCAATCAGGACAGCGGTGTGCTCGCGACGGGTACCGACATCCGGGTGGCCGGTGAGCCGGGTAGCCGCTACCTGGTCGTGGGCACCGATCCCGACTCCGTCTGGCCGAAACTGCAGGGCTTTCTGCGCGACGAGGGTTATTCCATCCGTCGGCTGGAGCCGGGCGTCGGCCTGATCGAAACGGACTGGACCGGCGTGGCCAGCAACGACGGGGGAGGCTTCAACATCATGAGCTTCCTCAAGATCGCCCAGGACACGCTGTTCAAGCCGGACTCGATCGAGAAGGTGCGTCTGCGCATCGAGCGGGGCGAGGGCGACAACGAGACGCTGGTGTTCGTGACCGGGCAGAAGCGCGAGTTGACCGGTGACGAGCCGCTGGTGCCGGGCGACGAGAGCACCACCTTCGAGTACAGCAACCCGGTCGACTCGCAGGCCATGACCGCCGAGACCATGTCGCGTCTGGCGGCCTATCTCTCCGGCAGCGACGCCGAGGAGTCCCGCGCCCTGGTCGGGCAGAAGTTCTCGGCCCGTTCCAAGGTGATCACCGGCGAGGAGCCCGAGGATCGCTACATCGAGGTCAGCCAGTCCTTCCCGCGTGCCTGGAACCGCGTTGGCCTGGCGCTGGATCGCCTCGGTTTCGATCCGGTCTCGCGCGATCAGGACGAGGGCGAGATCGAGGTCAAGCACAGCTACCCGCAGGGTCTCTACGAGGGCATCGTGATGCGCGGCGTGACCATCGACAAGGGCGCCGACATGACTCTGCACCTGACCCTCGAGGTCGAGCCGCGGCGTGACGGTGGTACCGACGTGCGTATCGATCGGATCAACGTGGCCGGCGGTACCCTGCCGCAGGATCGCGCCGTGATCCTCTCCAAGATCAACGCCGAACTCGAGTGA